One Quadrisphaera sp. RL12-1S DNA segment encodes these proteins:
- a CDS encoding VOC family protein yields MTTPSSGRATSELLLPGATAMDAVTLHVADLPAMTAYYRDALGLVELDGAAARTAVDLATPGAAGAQHAVLGRGGTPLVVLVHTPGLPAPKAGEAGLFHTALLFPDREGLADAVARAAQHPRSRYVGSADHLVSNAFYFTDPEDNGIELYWDRPREQWDWQAGRVVMDNAPLDPNAFLREHVAAPLDQPAGGSAEVGHVHLKVGDVETARAFYVDTLGFEVTAEWHGALFVAAGGYHHHMAMNTWQSRGAGARAATLGLGQVSLVLPARSDLDALADRLRAARVDVRDDGRTLRFEDPWKSLLEVSAAA; encoded by the coding sequence ATGACCACCCCCTCCAGCGGCCGCGCCACCAGCGAGCTGCTCCTGCCCGGCGCCACCGCCATGGACGCCGTCACCCTGCACGTCGCCGACCTGCCGGCGATGACCGCCTACTACCGTGACGCGCTCGGCCTGGTGGAGCTGGACGGCGCCGCCGCCCGGACGGCTGTCGACCTGGCGACCCCGGGCGCGGCGGGTGCGCAGCACGCCGTGCTCGGGCGGGGCGGCACGCCGCTCGTCGTCCTCGTCCACACCCCGGGGCTGCCTGCGCCGAAGGCGGGCGAGGCCGGGCTGTTCCACACCGCGCTGCTCTTCCCCGACCGCGAGGGCCTGGCCGACGCCGTGGCCCGCGCCGCGCAGCACCCCCGCTCGCGCTACGTCGGCTCCGCCGACCACCTCGTGTCGAACGCGTTCTACTTCACCGACCCCGAGGACAACGGCATCGAGCTGTACTGGGACCGCCCGCGCGAGCAGTGGGACTGGCAGGCCGGCCGCGTGGTCATGGACAACGCCCCGCTGGACCCGAACGCCTTCCTGCGCGAGCACGTGGCGGCCCCCCTCGACCAGCCCGCCGGGGGCTCCGCGGAGGTCGGGCACGTGCACCTCAAGGTCGGCGACGTCGAGACCGCCCGTGCCTTCTACGTGGACACCCTCGGCTTCGAGGTGACGGCCGAGTGGCACGGTGCCCTGTTCGTCGCCGCCGGCGGCTACCACCACCACATGGCCATGAACACGTGGCAGAGCCGCGGCGCCGGCGCCCGCGCCGCCACGCTCGGGCTGGGACAGGTGTCGCTGGTGCTGCCGGCGCGCTCTGACCTCGACGCCCTCGCCGACCGGCTGCGCGCGGCGCGGGTGGACGTGCGCGACGACGGCCGCACGCTGCGCTTCGAGGACCCGTGGAAGAGCCTGCTCGAGGTCAGCGCCGCCGCCTGA
- a CDS encoding alpha/beta hydrolase — translation MEPVVLRRGSAGAGAPLVVLLHGRGATEADVIGLADHLPSDVGGAGGPEYVALRAPITAGGGFAWFANAGIGRPLPESLAASTAWFRTWLDAEAPLDVERPRPVLLVGFSGGATFAGGALLADPSRYAGLATLFATLPFEAGVPTTPGHLTGVPVFVAQGDADTVIPPELQRRTWTYLHETSGADLTAVRTPGGHGLTADVVVALRDWTAGALEGSLR, via the coding sequence GTGGAGCCTGTCGTCCTGCGACGAGGCAGCGCTGGTGCCGGCGCACCGCTCGTCGTGCTGCTGCACGGCCGCGGCGCCACCGAGGCCGACGTGATCGGCCTGGCCGACCACCTGCCGTCCGACGTCGGCGGCGCAGGCGGTCCGGAGTACGTCGCCCTGCGCGCCCCGATCACCGCGGGCGGCGGGTTCGCGTGGTTCGCCAACGCCGGCATCGGCCGACCGCTGCCGGAGTCCCTGGCCGCCTCGACCGCCTGGTTCCGCACCTGGCTCGACGCCGAGGCCCCCCTCGATGTCGAGCGTCCCCGCCCGGTGCTGCTCGTCGGGTTCAGCGGTGGAGCGACCTTCGCCGGCGGCGCCCTGCTCGCCGACCCCTCCCGCTACGCCGGGCTCGCCACCCTCTTCGCGACCCTCCCGTTCGAGGCGGGCGTGCCCACCACGCCCGGCCACCTCACCGGGGTGCCGGTGTTCGTGGCCCAGGGCGACGCCGACACCGTCATCCCGCCCGAGCTGCAGCGCCGCACCTGGACCTACCTCCACGAGACCTCCGGTGCCGACCTCACCGCGGTGCGCACGCCCGGCGGCCACGGCTTGACGGCCGACGTCGTCGTCGCCCTGCGCGACTGGACCGCGGGCGCGCTCGAGGGGAGCCTGCGCTGA
- a CDS encoding SDR family oxidoreductase: protein MDLGLSGRVAVVTAASKGLGRASALALAAEGARVLVSARSADLLDALVEEVGAAGGEALAVPGDMTDPALPSRLVAAALERWGRLDAVVGNAGGPPTGRALDVDDDALLAAFQANALASIRLARAAVPHLVERGWGRVVFIASASVKQPIPDLALSNTARTALWAWTKTAAADIAASGVTINVVAPGLHATDRLLERGVPAGARTGTPEDFGKVVAFLCSEPAAFVNGTAVAVDGGATLGLL, encoded by the coding sequence ATGGACCTCGGACTCTCCGGCCGCGTCGCCGTCGTCACCGCCGCCTCGAAGGGGCTCGGCCGCGCCAGCGCGCTGGCCCTCGCCGCCGAGGGCGCGCGCGTGCTCGTCTCCGCCCGCTCCGCCGACCTGCTCGACGCCCTGGTCGAGGAGGTGGGCGCCGCCGGCGGTGAGGCGCTCGCGGTGCCCGGCGACATGACCGACCCCGCGCTGCCGTCCCGCCTCGTGGCCGCCGCGCTCGAGCGGTGGGGGCGCCTGGACGCCGTGGTCGGCAATGCTGGAGGCCCGCCCACCGGGCGGGCCCTGGATGTCGACGACGACGCGCTGCTCGCCGCGTTCCAGGCCAACGCCCTGGCCTCGATCCGGCTGGCCCGCGCGGCGGTGCCGCACCTCGTCGAGCGCGGCTGGGGGCGGGTCGTGTTCATCGCGTCGGCCAGCGTGAAGCAGCCCATCCCCGACCTGGCCCTGTCCAACACCGCGCGCACCGCGCTGTGGGCGTGGACCAAGACGGCCGCGGCCGACATCGCCGCCAGCGGCGTGACCATCAACGTGGTGGCGCCCGGCCTGCACGCCACCGACCGGCTCCTCGAGCGCGGCGTGCCCGCCGGCGCGCGCACCGGGACGCCGGAGGACTTCGGGAAGGTGGTCGCCTTCCTCTGCTCCGAGCCCGCCGCCTTCGTCAACGGCACCGCCGTGGCCGTCGACGGCGGAGCCACCCTCGGCCTGCTCTGA
- a CDS encoding MarR family winged helix-turn-helix transcriptional regulator, with translation MDVPWLDRTQLAAWVRVAALLEVLPGTLDGQLRRDADVTLFEYFVLAMLSEAPGRALRMSELAAQTSATLPRLSHVVKRMEARGLLARRPDPDDGRATVAALTDGGMARIEQAAPGHVRAVRQHVVDVLTPEQLAQLTGIAEALLRGLDTGGGMAAMYRRYDSDDDEDEDGRPAGPADRADGGH, from the coding sequence GTGGACGTCCCCTGGCTCGACAGGACCCAGCTCGCCGCGTGGGTGCGCGTGGCCGCGCTGCTCGAGGTGCTGCCCGGCACCCTCGACGGCCAGCTACGGCGGGACGCCGACGTCACGCTGTTCGAGTACTTCGTCCTGGCGATGCTCTCCGAGGCCCCCGGCCGCGCGCTGCGGATGAGCGAGCTGGCGGCGCAGACCAGCGCCACGCTCCCCCGCCTGTCCCACGTGGTGAAGCGCATGGAGGCCCGGGGGCTGCTGGCGCGCCGACCGGACCCTGACGACGGCCGCGCCACCGTCGCCGCCCTCACCGACGGCGGGATGGCGCGCATCGAGCAGGCGGCGCCGGGCCACGTGCGCGCGGTGCGCCAGCACGTCGTCGACGTCCTCACCCCCGAGCAGCTGGCGCAGCTCACGGGCATCGCGGAGGCGCTGCTGCGGGGCCTGGACACGGGCGGCGGGATGGCGGCGATGTACCGCCGCTACGACTCCGACGACGACGAGGACGAGGACGGCCGTCCGGCTGGCCCCGCTGACCGCGCTGACGGTGGGCACTGA
- a CDS encoding HAD family hydrolase, whose translation MQSDSPSTSSPTAPWVSAVVFDIGGVLSAPEGALPAVAAALGLPVEELDRVYWHPRDAYDLGGPLAEYWHAVGAGLGVDLSGRAVELDEVDARQWATLGSAAQALLEEVVGPVREKGLQLAVLSNAPASVEGVVRASTWSDPFDLLVFSAAVGAAKPDPAIYEAVEQGLGLPGEQLLFFDDRPVNVEAARARGWRAHVWQGADGARRHLVEAGVLPG comes from the coding sequence GTGCAGAGCGACTCGCCGTCGACCTCCTCACCGACCGCACCGTGGGTGTCCGCCGTGGTCTTCGACATCGGCGGGGTGCTCTCCGCGCCGGAGGGTGCGCTGCCCGCCGTGGCCGCGGCGCTGGGGCTGCCGGTCGAGGAGCTCGACCGCGTCTACTGGCACCCCCGCGACGCCTACGACCTGGGCGGTCCGCTCGCCGAGTACTGGCACGCGGTCGGGGCCGGGCTCGGGGTGGACCTCAGCGGGCGCGCGGTGGAGCTGGACGAGGTCGACGCCCGGCAGTGGGCGACCCTCGGCTCCGCCGCGCAGGCGCTGCTCGAGGAGGTCGTCGGGCCCGTGCGGGAGAAGGGGCTGCAGCTGGCGGTGCTGTCCAACGCACCGGCGTCCGTGGAGGGCGTGGTCCGGGCCTCGACGTGGTCGGACCCCTTCGACCTGCTGGTCTTCTCCGCCGCGGTCGGTGCGGCCAAGCCCGACCCCGCCATCTACGAGGCCGTGGAGCAGGGGCTCGGCCTGCCGGGCGAGCAGCTCCTCTTCTTCGACGACCGGCCCGTCAACGTCGAGGCGGCCCGCGCCCGGGGGTGGCGCGCGCACGTCTGGCAGGGAGCCGACGGCGCGCGCCGGCACCTCGTCGAGGCGGGCGTCCTGCCCGGCTGA
- a CDS encoding HEAT repeat domain-containing protein has product MLAPELTLADVVPGRQLEALLRSLRPSADGSLAVLVALTEHPHPAVRAALAHRLPMLPHGPAGPAPALVSALARLVGDEDADTREAACFALATMWRDHDAPGVCDALAARLEDQDDDADVRHEALLGLAHRHDPRALPAVAAALAADDGPASRLVLEAAGALGDPSLHEVVRAHAEAWLADADADPADLDVVEAVVRLTDPDGVGDDLLDGVADLCRARAHGRAPGRSVAAWEQLDAVLDVAPHRARQALEEVAVRLDGDPAALHHLRHASSLGQLAAALPPL; this is encoded by the coding sequence GTGCTGGCACCTGAGCTGACCCTGGCCGACGTCGTCCCGGGGAGGCAGCTCGAGGCGCTCCTGCGCTCCCTGCGCCCGAGCGCGGACGGTTCGCTCGCGGTGCTCGTGGCCCTCACCGAGCACCCGCACCCGGCCGTGCGCGCCGCCCTCGCCCACCGCCTCCCTATGCTGCCCCACGGTCCCGCCGGCCCGGCTCCAGCGCTGGTCAGCGCTCTCGCCCGGCTGGTGGGCGACGAGGACGCCGACACCCGCGAGGCCGCCTGCTTCGCCCTGGCCACCATGTGGCGCGACCACGACGCCCCCGGCGTGTGCGACGCCCTCGCCGCCCGCCTGGAGGACCAGGACGACGACGCGGACGTCCGCCACGAGGCGCTCCTCGGCCTGGCCCACCGCCACGACCCCCGGGCGCTCCCCGCGGTCGCGGCCGCGCTGGCAGCGGACGACGGCCCGGCCTCGCGCCTGGTGCTGGAGGCCGCGGGGGCTCTCGGTGACCCCTCGCTGCACGAGGTGGTGCGCGCCCACGCCGAGGCGTGGCTCGCCGACGCCGACGCCGACCCGGCCGACCTCGACGTGGTCGAGGCCGTGGTGCGCCTCACCGACCCGGACGGCGTGGGCGACGACCTGCTCGACGGCGTGGCCGACCTGTGCCGCGCCCGCGCGCACGGGCGCGCGCCGGGGCGGAGCGTGGCCGCGTGGGAGCAGCTGGACGCCGTGCTTGACGTGGCCCCGCACCGCGCCCGGCAGGCCCTCGAGGAGGTGGCCGTCCGGCTGGACGGCGACCCCGCGGCGCTGCACCACCTGCGCCACGCCTCCTCCCTCGGCCAGCTCGCCGCTGCCCTGCCGCCCCTGTAA
- a CDS encoding magnesium and cobalt transport protein CorA produces the protein MARRRLPLPSMGRRGMVPSRDLSQDGAIPMARPVRGSSLVDSGVYRGGERVASPPDLTATVAALREEPGRTAWMGLYRPAAQELTALADEFDLHELAVEDAVVAHQRPKLERYGKTLFVVLRAARYVDDAEEVEFGELHLFIGPDFVITVRHAESPDLSAVRRRLEADPELLARGTEAVLYAILDAVVDGYGPVLRGLGTDIDEIESQVFSGDPQVSRRIYELSQEVVDFQRAVTPLVSILAGLTAGFEKYGVDEELQRYLRDVADHVTVAAERIDGYRNQLRDILQVNAILVGQRQNEEIKAMTEASYAQGEEVKKISSWAAILFTPSLISGLYGMNFKYMPELDHPWGYPVALLLMLALSVGLFVAFRRRGWL, from the coding sequence GTGGCCAGGCGCCGGCTGCCGCTGCCCTCGATGGGCCGACGCGGCATGGTCCCCTCGCGCGACCTGTCCCAGGACGGCGCCATCCCCATGGCCCGCCCGGTCCGCGGCAGCAGCCTCGTGGACAGCGGCGTCTACCGCGGCGGGGAGCGCGTCGCGTCCCCGCCCGACCTCACCGCCACGGTGGCCGCGCTGCGCGAGGAGCCCGGCCGCACCGCCTGGATGGGCCTGTACCGGCCCGCCGCGCAGGAGCTCACCGCGCTCGCGGACGAGTTCGACCTGCACGAGCTGGCCGTCGAGGACGCCGTCGTGGCCCACCAGCGGCCCAAGCTCGAGCGCTACGGCAAGACCCTCTTCGTGGTGCTGCGCGCCGCCCGCTACGTGGACGACGCCGAGGAGGTGGAGTTCGGCGAGCTGCACCTGTTCATCGGCCCGGACTTCGTCATCACCGTCCGCCACGCCGAGAGCCCGGACCTGTCCGCCGTCCGCCGGCGCCTCGAGGCGGACCCGGAGCTGCTCGCCCGCGGCACGGAGGCGGTGCTCTACGCCATCCTCGACGCCGTGGTCGACGGGTACGGCCCGGTGCTGCGCGGCCTCGGCACCGACATCGACGAGATCGAGTCGCAGGTGTTCAGCGGCGACCCGCAGGTCTCGCGGCGCATCTACGAGCTCTCCCAGGAGGTGGTCGACTTCCAGCGGGCGGTGACGCCGCTGGTGTCGATCCTCGCCGGGCTCACCGCCGGGTTCGAGAAGTACGGCGTGGACGAGGAGCTGCAGCGCTACCTGCGCGACGTCGCCGACCACGTCACGGTGGCCGCGGAGCGCATCGACGGCTACCGCAACCAGCTGCGCGACATCCTCCAGGTCAACGCCATCCTCGTGGGGCAGCGCCAGAACGAGGAGATCAAGGCGATGACCGAGGCCAGCTACGCCCAGGGCGAGGAGGTCAAGAAGATCTCCTCCTGGGCGGCCATCCTCTTCACGCCCAGCCTCATCAGCGGCCTGTACGGCATGAACTTCAAGTACATGCCCGAGCTCGACCACCCGTGGGGCTACCCGGTGGCGCTGCTGCTCATGCTCGCGCTGTCCGTCGGCCTCTTCGTGGCCTTCCGGCGCCGCGGCTGGCTCTGA
- a CDS encoding heparan-alpha-glucosaminide N-acetyltransferase domain-containing protein, which produces MTTTAPTAPPALRAAAPPAARARVAGVDVVRGLLLVVIVLSGSLLEPPAWFDHAPWVGVHPLDLVFPSFVLLMGVGLGFACARGVQLTRLPRRVLVLLAAGFAYNAAVQWARLGTVDPGQLRWTGVLQVFALLTLVISLVHLVVRGWVAWTAVALAAGAAHTWLLARWAATCPGGELTPTCNPSLGIDPAVVPVGHLYWQMDAGHDPEGLVALFGACATAAAGVAAAHALRGRTPSPTSAASSTGGGGLLTRALVAAGLAGPGVVPAAARLVVVAAVLAVGGRVASLWVPAMKRLWTAPFGLSVAALVIALVAVVHLLVDAPWVQRGPARGTVLPSLPAGLRALREPFVALGRNSLLVYVGSEVLATVLLLRPLRADPAAEPSWAQSLAGHLAWLGGPQVGLSAALLAGWWVLALLLHRRRWYLRA; this is translated from the coding sequence ATGACCACCACGGCGCCGACGGCACCCCCGGCGCTGCGGGCTGCGGCGCCCCCGGCCGCCAGGGCTCGGGTGGCCGGCGTCGACGTCGTCCGGGGCCTGCTGCTGGTGGTCATCGTGCTCAGCGGAAGCCTGCTGGAGCCGCCCGCCTGGTTCGACCACGCCCCGTGGGTCGGGGTGCACCCGCTGGACCTGGTGTTCCCCTCCTTCGTGCTGCTCATGGGCGTGGGCCTGGGGTTCGCCTGCGCCCGGGGCGTGCAGCTCACGCGCCTGCCCCGGCGGGTGCTGGTGCTGCTGGCCGCGGGGTTCGCCTACAACGCCGCCGTGCAGTGGGCGCGCCTGGGGACGGTCGACCCGGGGCAGCTGCGGTGGACCGGGGTGCTGCAGGTGTTCGCGCTGCTGACGCTGGTCATCAGCCTGGTGCACCTCGTGGTGCGGGGGTGGGTCGCCTGGACCGCGGTGGCGCTCGCCGCCGGTGCCGCGCACACCTGGCTGCTGGCCCGCTGGGCCGCGACCTGCCCGGGCGGTGAGCTGACCCCGACCTGCAACCCGTCCCTCGGCATCGACCCCGCCGTGGTGCCGGTGGGGCACCTGTACTGGCAGATGGACGCCGGGCACGACCCCGAGGGCCTGGTCGCCCTGTTCGGCGCCTGCGCCACCGCGGCGGCCGGGGTCGCCGCCGCGCACGCCCTGCGGGGCCGCACGCCCTCCCCGACCTCCGCAGCCTCCTCCACGGGTGGCGGCGGACTGCTCACCCGGGCGCTGGTCGCGGCGGGGCTGGCCGGGCCCGGGGTCGTCCCCGCTGCGGCGCGGCTGGTGGTGGTCGCCGCGGTCCTGGCGGTGGGCGGACGCGTCGCGTCGCTGTGGGTGCCGGCGATGAAGCGGCTCTGGACGGCGCCGTTCGGGCTGTCCGTCGCGGCCCTCGTCATCGCGCTGGTCGCGGTGGTGCACCTGCTCGTCGACGCGCCGTGGGTCCAGCGCGGGCCGGCCCGGGGGACCGTCCTGCCCTCCCTCCCGGCGGGCCTGCGCGCCCTGCGGGAGCCGTTCGTCGCGCTGGGGCGCAACAGCCTGCTGGTCTACGTCGGCAGCGAGGTGCTGGCCACCGTCCTCCTCCTGCGGCCGCTGCGAGCCGACCCGGCGGCCGAGCCGAGCTGGGCGCAGTCGCTGGCCGGGCACCTCGCGTGGCTGGGCGGTCCGCAGGTCGGGCTGAGCGCCGCGCTGCTGGCGGGGTGGTGGGTGCTCGCGCTGCTGCTGCACCGGCGCCGGTGGTACCTGCGCGCCTGA
- a CDS encoding RNA polymerase sigma factor, with amino-acid sequence MRAPEEECGPPALAPALDALFTAHWLRLVRLAVLLVDDRGLAEDVVQDAFAGLHRHWDRLEDTDRAGAYLHRAVVNGCRSALRRRRTARAWVAPHAVPASSAEELALLGEERREVLAAVASLPERQREVLVLRYWSHLDEAGTAAAMGVTRGTVKSTTHKALAALERTLGGTR; translated from the coding sequence GTGAGGGCTCCCGAGGAGGAGTGCGGCCCACCAGCGCTGGCACCCGCGCTGGACGCGCTGTTCACCGCCCACTGGCTGCGCCTGGTGCGGCTGGCGGTGCTGCTCGTGGACGACCGCGGCCTCGCCGAAGACGTGGTGCAGGACGCGTTCGCCGGTCTGCACCGGCACTGGGACCGGCTCGAGGACACCGACCGCGCGGGTGCATACCTGCACCGGGCCGTGGTCAACGGCTGCCGCTCGGCGCTGCGCCGGCGCCGCACCGCGCGCGCCTGGGTGGCGCCGCACGCCGTCCCGGCGTCGTCCGCGGAGGAGCTGGCGCTGCTCGGGGAGGAGCGGCGGGAGGTGCTCGCGGCCGTGGCCTCGCTGCCGGAGCGGCAGCGCGAGGTGCTGGTGCTGCGCTACTGGTCCCACCTCGACGAGGCCGGGACCGCCGCCGCGATGGGCGTGACCCGCGGCACCGTGAAGTCGACCACGCACAAAGCGCTCGCCGCGCTGGAGCGCACGCTGGGAGGCACCCGATGA
- a CDS encoding NUDIX hydrolase N-terminal domain-containing protein: MDDGASSGEAPGGLSSAAERVRRVAVELAALAQDGATFSQDRYDHVRYAQASRLAAELFAVLTDRPADDLHAELGRDSGYATPKVDVRGVLFDDDERVLLMQERSDGRWCPPGGWADPLDTPRAAVLREVREESGYAAEVVKLFACWERDAQGHVPPLPVAVFKLFFLCRATGDVRPAQELETLDVGWFSLDALPPLSAARVTERQLRRALDHHRDPSLPVDLD, encoded by the coding sequence GTGGACGACGGAGCGAGCAGCGGCGAGGCACCCGGCGGGCTCTCCAGCGCGGCGGAGCGGGTGCGGAGGGTGGCGGTGGAGCTGGCGGCCCTGGCGCAGGACGGCGCCACGTTCTCCCAGGACCGCTACGACCACGTGCGCTACGCGCAGGCCAGCCGTCTGGCCGCGGAGCTCTTCGCCGTCCTGACCGACCGGCCCGCGGACGACCTGCACGCCGAGCTCGGGCGCGACAGCGGGTACGCCACCCCCAAGGTGGACGTGCGCGGTGTCCTCTTCGACGACGACGAGCGCGTGCTGCTCATGCAGGAGCGCTCCGACGGCAGGTGGTGCCCGCCCGGCGGCTGGGCCGACCCGCTGGACACCCCGCGCGCCGCGGTGCTGCGCGAGGTGCGGGAGGAGAGCGGCTACGCGGCGGAGGTGGTCAAGCTCTTCGCCTGCTGGGAACGCGACGCGCAGGGCCACGTCCCCCCGCTGCCGGTGGCGGTGTTCAAGCTGTTCTTCCTGTGCCGGGCCACCGGGGACGTGCGGCCGGCGCAGGAGCTGGAGACGCTCGACGTCGGGTGGTTCTCCCTCGACGCGCTGCCGCCGCTGTCCGCGGCGCGGGTCACCGAGCGCCAGCTGCGCCGCGCGCTGGACCACCACCGCGACCCGTCGCTGCCGGTCGACCTCGACTGA